The genomic interval CGTGCAGTTTGAAATAGGCGGATCAGTACTACTCCAAAGGAAATTTCCGATAATGGTTTTTCAAAGATGGGTTCACAGACGGTTCTGATGGCCCCTTCAAACTCATGCACCCGAGTGGTTTCAGGCACCCAGCCAGAGTCGACATAAAGTTGGGCGACAGCGCGGTAGTCGCGGCGGAAAAATGCCAGCAGCGTCAGTGCCAGATAGTTCAGGTCCGCTTCTGACAGGCTGCCAACAATGCCACAATCTATGCCGATGAACTGAGGGCTTTCCGGGTGTTCGCGGGATACGAAGACGTTGCCGGGGTGCATATCCGCGTGAAAAAAACTGTCACGGAACACCTGGGTAAAAAAGATTTCCACTCCGCGCTCAGCCAGTAACTTCATATTGGTGTTTTGAGCTTTCAACTCGTCGATACCTGATACCGGAATACCGTAAATGCGCTCCATAGTCAGTACCGATGTGCGACTGAAATCCCAGTATATTTCAGGTACGTACAGCATCGGTGAATCCTGGAAGTTACGTCTGAGTGTGGCTGCATTGGCACCTTCTGCCAGTAGGTCCAGTTCTCCAAGAATGGTTTTGCGATACTCTTCCACAACTTCGACAGGACGCAGACGCCTGCCATCGGGGATCAGCTGGATCAACTGAGCCAGAATTCGCAGCAGCGCGAGGTCTTTTTCAATGATCTTGTCGATTCCCGGGCGGATTACTTTTACGACCACTTCCTGACCATTTTTCAGCTGCGCTGGATGAACCTGGGCAACTGAAGCTGAAGCCAGAGGTTTACGATCAAAGTTGTCATAAATCTGCTCAATCGGTTTGCCCAGGGATTTTTCAATGATTTCCTGTGCCAATTCCCCAGAAAAAGGGGGGACCTGATCCTGTAGCTTGGCCAGTTCATTGGCAATATTGATAGGCAGCAGATCCCTGCGGGTGGAAAGCATCTGGCCAAATTTGACGAATACTGGTCCTAGGTCTTCAAGCGCAAGCCTCAGTCCGGTTGCCGGGTCTTTGGGGGGGCGAATGAAATGGCGCCAAAAATTAGGCCATAGCAGCATGCGAATTTTGAGAGGCAGACGCTTGGGCAGAAATCTGTCCAGACGATAACGATCAATCACCCACAGCACCTGTATCAGGCGTAACAGCCTCATTGAGTGTCCCCGGTGCGGTTCAACAACTGTCGAATTCTCGCTTCCAGACGGTCAGTATCGAAGCGAAGACGACTGACCTGCTCAGAAAATTGCGCGAAATCGGCGGGATTTACCAGTAATTCATTTTCCTCGCGGATAAAGTTTTCTCCGGAGCGCTTAAAATGCTGCCATGCGTTGTTGAACAGCGAACCGGTAAAACGTATTCCATCGGCCAGCAAGTGTCCTGGCAAATCGCCGATGCGGTCAGCCAGTGCCGCTTCCCAGTCAATGTGCAGATCAATCAGCAGATGTTGAAGCCGGGTCAGTTGCTGACTGTTACCGCTGACCCGGATATTGTGCTCCATCAGTGCCTTGGTTTTGTCCGTTTCCCTGGCCAGATGAATGAAGCTTCTTAACGGCCCTTCCATAGAGGCATCGACTTGATCTTCCCACGCGGTTAGCAGCATAACCTCACCATCCAGGAGACGGACGTATAGATGTAGTGCTGGCTCTGTGGTTTTGATGGAGAAAATGAAATCCCCGAGGGCGGTCAGTTTATCCCGTGTGGCCGGATCGTACTTCAGAGCTTGATTAACGATTTTTTCCATACTACTGAGCATGGCGAGCGTAATGGTCTTCATTCAGGGTTTGATCCCCCGATGCAGAGCGACAATACCGCCGGTAAAATTGTGATATTTAACCTGTTCATAGCCTGCTTCTGTCATCATGCCGGCAAGTGTTTGCTGATCTGGGTGCATGCGAATGGATTCCGCCAGATAACGATAAGAATCCGCGTCCTGCGTAACCATACGGCCCATAAAGGGTAGAGCAGAGAATGAGTATTGATCGTACAGTTTGCTCAGCAGCGGATTGGTGGGTTTGGAAAACTCCAATACCAGCAGACGACCACCCGGCTTCAGGACTCTGAGCATGCTTTCAAGTGCAGCCTGTTTATTGGTGACATTGCGCAGACCAAAAGCGATGCTGACGCAGTCAAAGTGATTATCCGGGAAGGGCAGGCATTCAGCATTGGCCTGAACAAATTCAATATTATCGGCCACTCCACGATCCAGCAGGCGATCGCGACCAACCTGAAGCATGGACGCGTTGATATCCGCCAGCACAACATTGCCCTGAGGGCCAACCAGCTTGGAAAACAAAGTTGTCAGATCGCCGGTACCGCCCGCAATATCCAGTACTGAATGCCCTTTGCGCACACCGCTCAGTTCAATGGTAAAACGTTTCCAGAGCCGATGAATGCCCATGGACATCAGGTCATTCATTAAGTCATACCTGGCGGCAACGGAATGAAAGACTTCCGCCACTCTTTGTTGTTTCTCGGCGACAGGTACTTTCTGGTAGCCAAAGTCGATAGTGTCTTCTATGGTCATGTAGTCCGGCTCTGAATGGTGTTGTTAAAAGCCGCAATTCTAACCGTTTGGTGGTTTGGAATATAGCATCAGCTGGACCCGAAGACCGTAGCTGTGATGGGGAAATTATCAGAGTTGATGAGATGTAACACTAAGTTACGTTAGGTTTACTTAAATTACGTCTTTATTCTCAGTCTCAACCTAAACTGCTGGGAACGAGTCAAGATCGTCAAATAGTATGAGCTTTTTGACCGCCGGCTCGGTTTTCGCCAACAACAGGCGATTGCTCGCTATACAAATAAAATAACAACGCGAAGGATGAACATAATGAAATTCTCCAAATCGATTTTAGGCCTGGCAATAGCTGGAGCCATGTCCGTTTCTGCTGTCCAGGCAGGCGAAGTTGAAGTACTGCATTGGTGGACTTCCGGTAGTGAAGCCCGCTCTATCGCTGTGTTAAAGCAGATGGTAGAGGCGGAAGGTCACACCTGGAAAGACTTCGCGGTTGCCGGTGGCGCAGGTGAAAATGCCTATACGGTTCTGCGTTCTCGCGCAGTTTCCGGTAATCCCCCAGCGTCTGCTCAGATTAAAGGTCTGGAAATTCAGGAATGGGGTGATCTGGGATTCCTGGCAAATCTGGATGATGTCGCTGCCGCCAATCATTGGGATGACGTTCTGCCTCCAGTCGTTGCCAAGGTCATGAAAAATGATGGCCATTATGTGGCAGCCCCTGTCAACGTACACCGGGTTAATTGGTTATGGGCCAACCCTGAAGTGTTTAAGAAAGCCGGAGCCAAGGTTCCGACTTCGCTTGATGAGTTGTGGGTTGCTGCTGACAAGATTAAAGCGGCCGGATATACCGCCATCGCTCACGGTGGACAGCCATGGCAGGATGCGACTACATTCGAATCGATCGTATTGGCTGTTGGCGGTTCCGATTTCTTTGACAAGGTATTTGTCAAACTGGATCAGAAGGCATTGGGCAGCGATACCATGAAAGAGTCTTTTGATCAGTTCCGGAAAGTCAAACAGTATATCGATGCCGGATCTCCGGGACGTGACTGGAACGTTGCCACGGCAATGGTGATTAAAGGTGAAGCGGGTATGCAGTTTATGGGTGACTGGGCTAAAGGTGAGTTCACCGCAGCCAACAAAGCCCCTGGCAAAGATTTTATCTGCGCGGCATTCCCGGGTACAGACGGTGAGTTCACCTTTAATATCGACTCTCTGGCGATGTTCAAACAGAAAAACGCTGACAATGCAGAAGCTCAGAAAGTTATGGCCAAGCTGATACTGTCACCGAAATTCCAGGAAACATTCAACCTGAACAAGGGTTCCATCCCGGTTCGTATCGATCAGGATATGTCGCCATTTGACAGTTGTGCCGAGGCATCCATGAAAACCTTCATTGCCACCTCAAAAGCAGGCAAAGGTCTGGAGCCATCCATGGCCCACGGTATGTCAACCACATCCACCGTTCAGGGTGCGATGTATGACGTGATTACTGAGTTCTTCAACAGCGACATGTCTTCAGAAGATGCTGTGAAAAAACTCACACGTTCAGTCAAAGCCGCCATGTAAACCTGGTTTACGCTGGTGTCCAAAATGGCCGGGGCATGACCCCGGCCGGCATTTGAATCATTGCATGCTTTTCTTTGTAAATGGTGTTCATGCAGGGTAATAATCATTATGTCCCAACCAATCAAAATGAAACCCCGTCTGGTTGACAAAATTGAGTACTGGCTGCCAAAGGTAGTTATGTCTCCGACTGTCTTTCTGACAATGGTGTTTATCTATGGGTTTATTATCTGGACAACTGTATTGTCCTTTACCAAATCCAGAATTTTACCGGTTTATGATTTCGTCGGTTTTCAGCAGTATGTGAAGTTATTCTTGAACGATCGCTGGATGCTGGCACTTAAGAACCTGGCGATATTTGGAATCCTGTTTATTGTCATTTGCCTGTTTGTCGGTTTGTTGCTGGCGATTCTGCTGGATCAGAAAATTCGTGCTGAAGGTTTTATACGGACGGTATACCTGTACCCGATGGCGTTATCGTTCATTGTGACAGGAACGGTCTGGAAATGGTTGTTGAACCCTACTGTCGGTATTGAACGTTTTGTTCAGTCACTTGGGTTTGAAAGTTTCAGTTTCGATTGGCTGGTCAATCCTGACATGGCGATTTATACCATCGTGATTGCCGGAGTGTGGCAGTCATCCGGTTTTGTCATGGCATTGTTTCTGGCCGGATTGCGGGGTGTGGATAATTCCATCATTAAGGCCGCTCAGATAGACGGTGCCAGCATGGTGACTATTTATTCCCGTATTATCATTCCCAGCCTGAGACCGGTATTTTTCTCGGCGATTATTATGTTGGCTCATATTGCCATCAAATCATTCGATCTGATCGTCGCGCTGACAGGTGGGGGGCCAGGAAATTCCACCGATGTACCGGCAATATTCATGTATCAGTTTTCGTTTACCCGTAGTCAGATGGGGGTAGGTGCAGCTAGTGCAGTGGTCATGCTGATGGGGATTATTGCGATCCTTGTTCCGTTTTTGTATTCCGAATTGAGGGCCACCAAAAATGTCTAGCAAACCTCTGGCGGATAAGCGCTACGCTGCGATCACCGGCCGAACGATTGTCTATTCCGTTCTGATCATTGTCGCGATCTATTATCTGGTACCGCTGCTGTTAATGGTGTTGACCTCTTTTCGTTCCATGAATGAGATTCGCCTCGGGCAGTTGATCGAGTGGCCAAAGTCATTCTCCACCGAAGCCTGGAGTGAGGCGTGGAGTCAGGCGCAGATCGGGGCCAGAGACGAAAAAGGTTTGCGTCCTTACTTTATCAACTCGATTCTGATGGTTATCCCGGCAGTAAGTATCTCTACGATATTGGGTGCTTTGAATGGTTATATTCTGAGTTTCTGGCGCTTTCGAGGCAGTGATGCTTTTTTTGCCATTTTGTTGTTTGGTTGTTTTCTGCCATTTCAGGCGATCCTGTTGCCCATGTCTCAGACTTTGGGGTGGTTGGGAATATCCGGGACCTTGGGAGGTCTGATCTTTGTTCATGTGACTTACGGTATTCCGTTTACGACGCTGTTTTTCCGCAACTACTACGTAAATATTCCAGGTGAACTGATTAAGGCCGCCAAACTTGATGGCGCCGGATTTTTCACCATTTTCTGGCGCATTATCCTGCCCGTCAGTATTCCCATTATTGTCGTCTCGGTGATCTGGCAGTTCACCCAGATATGGAATGACTTTTTGTTTGGTGTGGTATTCAGTGATCCGGATTCCCAGCCTGTGACCGTTGGGCTCAATAATCTGGTGAATAGTTCCACTGGTGAAAAACGTTATAACGTCGATATGGCCGGTGCCATTATTGCTGCACTGCCAACGATCGTTGTGTATGTCGTGGCCGGCAAATATTTCGTCAGAGGATTAACGGCGGGTTCCGTTAAAGGCTAGCTAAATTTAATGCAGTCGTTGTCTGGATGGCTGTTTGAGGTGAAAGTACATGGCAACATTAACAATTAATAATGTGCAAAAATCATTTGCGGATACTCATATTCTCAAGGGTATCAATCTGGATATTCAGGATGGTGAGTTTGTTATTCTGGTCGGTCCATCCGGCTGTGGGAAATCAACCCTGCTGAACTGTATTGCCGGCTTGGAGGATGTGACCTCCGGCAGTATTGCCATTGGTGAATATGATGTCACTAATGTCACGCCCAAGGACAGGGATATCGCAATGGTATTTCAGAGTTACGCGTTATATCCGAATATGACTGTACGGAAAAATATTGCCTTTGGATTGGAGATCCGCAAGTTTCCCAAAGAGGAAATAGAGGCAGAAGTACAACGCGTTGCTGAATTGTTGCAGATTACGCATTTATTGGATCGCAAGCCATCGCAACTGTCCGGTGGTCAGAGACAGCGGGTGGCTATGGGACGGGCTCTTTCCCGTAAACCCAAGATCTACTTATTTGATGAACCACTTTCCAACCTTGACGCTAAGCTGCGAGTGGAAATGCGGACCGAAATCAAGAAGTTGCATCAGCGTTTAAATACCACGATTGTCTATGTAACCCATGATCAGATTGAGGCCATGACTCTGGCAGATCGTATTGCAGTAATGAAAGATGGATATTTGCAGCAGTTTGGCAGTCCTCAGGAGGTGTATGACAATCCAGCCAACATCTTTGTGGCTGGATTTATGGGGTCGCCGTCGATGAACTTTATCCATGCCACGTTGGTTGATCATCATGGGCGTTTATCTGCTGAAGTATCTTCAAATGGGCAAAAACAATACCTCCCTGTGCCTGAGAGCATGACTACGGTTTCGGCCTATTTAAACAAAGAAGTGATCCTGGGAATACGTCCAGAACAAATCACTCAGCAATTACCTCATCAGGTCGGCGGTGACAATATCGTCTCTTTTGATTGTCACATTGAAGTTACAGAGCCTACCGGCGCGGATACTCTGGTGTTGATCCGGTTAAGTGATCAGGAGGTGAATTGTCGGGTACATCCGGCAGAGGCCGGTCGTCCTGGAGAAAATATGGTATTGATGTTCAATATGGACAAAGCCGTATTCTTTGATCCGGTCACAGAAGATCGAATATAGACTGCGTCAGGCAGTCTTTTCAACAGTGCTTTATCGTCTCTGATCAGGGATGATTTGCCTGGTGCATCCATGCGCAAATGTCTTCCAGTGAGCACGGTTTGCAGAAATAGTATCCTTGTGCGTAGTTACAGCCGATGTGTTTCAATGCAGCAACCTGTTCGGCTGTTTCCACGCCTTCAGCAACAGATTCAAAGTTGAAATGATTGGCGATGGATATGATGACACTGGACAGGAATGTGCCGTTATTTGATTGGGTCATGTTATCGATAAAGGATTTATCAATTTTGATCTGGGCAATTGGCAGGTTATGCAGATACGTCAGTGAATTATAACCTGTGCCAAAATCATCGATGGAGAATTGAATACCAAAGTTCCGGTATTGATTCAGCCGTTTATTGATCAGTTTGTGGTTGCGGATCATGATCGATTCGGTCAGTTCAATCATCAGTTGTTCCGGGCGGACGTTATATTCTTTTAAAGTGTCTTTGACATATTCAAAAAAATCCTCACTTTCAACCACTGGCACCGATACATTGATAGCAATGACGGTATCGGGACAGATTTTTTCTATTTCCTTGAGGTCCCGGCAGGTTTGACGAATTAAGAATCTCTCCAGCTCAAAGATTAACCCGGATGATTCCGCGACGGAGATAAAGTCCTGTGGTGGGATAAATCCATCGTCTGTGGGCCATCGCATGAGCGCTTCCAGTCCGTCTGTCCGACCATTGACCAAGGAGACTTTGGGTTGGTAATACAAACACAGTTCATTGTTGTGAATGGCATTTTTCAGTTTGTTGAGCAGTTTGAGACGGGCGCTGACAATTTCATCCAGATGGTCTGCATAGGTCACCAGTTCGCCTCGTTGAAAGGCTTTAGCCTGACTCAGTGCCATAGTGGCTTTGCGCATGGCATCGGAAGGGCTGTTGCATTGAGACAGATCTGCCAGTTTGCCGATGGACACGCTAATACGAAGATCTGAATCAGCAACTTGAATGGGGCTTTCAAATAACTCAAATAGTTTGTCTGCGGACAGGTAGTTACGTGGTGCCAGTATGGCGAATGTGTCTCCGGATATTCGGAATATCATGCCGGTATTGGTTATGAGTGAATTAAGCCGATGACTGAGTTGAATCAGCACATGGTCTCCAACCTCCTGCCCAAGGCCGCTGTTGATATTGGAAAATTCGTCGATGTCCAG from Gynuella sunshinyii YC6258 carries:
- the ubiB gene encoding ubiquinone biosynthesis regulatory protein kinase UbiB — translated: MRLLRLIQVLWVIDRYRLDRFLPKRLPLKIRMLLWPNFWRHFIRPPKDPATGLRLALEDLGPVFVKFGQMLSTRRDLLPINIANELAKLQDQVPPFSGELAQEIIEKSLGKPIEQIYDNFDRKPLASASVAQVHPAQLKNGQEVVVKVIRPGIDKIIEKDLALLRILAQLIQLIPDGRRLRPVEVVEEYRKTILGELDLLAEGANAATLRRNFQDSPMLYVPEIYWDFSRTSVLTMERIYGIPVSGIDELKAQNTNMKLLAERGVEIFFTQVFRDSFFHADMHPGNVFVSREHPESPQFIGIDCGIVGSLSEADLNYLALTLLAFFRRDYRAVAQLYVDSGWVPETTRVHEFEGAIRTVCEPIFEKPLSEISFGVVLIRLFQTARQFNMEVQPQLVLLQKTLLNIEGLGRELYPELNLWETAKPFLEKWLRDRYSPKRAFREIMQRAPSWLEKAPQMPDMIYHVLNSGQLSLNQQATYQQQIIELKAEMHYRNFAQQWRWLANILLIGAGVAWFGFGNQPLTGISAMAAIIAALISFKRKKHG
- a CDS encoding ubiquinone biosynthesis accessory factor UbiJ codes for the protein MKTITLAMLSSMEKIVNQALKYDPATRDKLTALGDFIFSIKTTEPALHLYVRLLDGEVMLLTAWEDQVDASMEGPLRSFIHLARETDKTKALMEHNIRVSGNSQQLTRLQHLLIDLHIDWEAALADRIGDLPGHLLADGIRFTGSLFNNAWQHFKRSGENFIREENELLVNPADFAQFSEQVSRLRFDTDRLEARIRQLLNRTGDTQ
- the ubiE gene encoding bifunctional demethylmenaquinone methyltransferase/2-methoxy-6-polyprenyl-1,4-benzoquinol methylase UbiE, encoding MTIEDTIDFGYQKVPVAEKQQRVAEVFHSVAARYDLMNDLMSMGIHRLWKRFTIELSGVRKGHSVLDIAGGTGDLTTLFSKLVGPQGNVVLADINASMLQVGRDRLLDRGVADNIEFVQANAECLPFPDNHFDCVSIAFGLRNVTNKQAALESMLRVLKPGGRLLVLEFSKPTNPLLSKLYDQYSFSALPFMGRMVTQDADSYRYLAESIRMHPDQQTLAGMMTEAGYEQVKYHNFTGGIVALHRGIKP
- a CDS encoding ABC transporter substrate-binding protein, encoding MKFSKSILGLAIAGAMSVSAVQAGEVEVLHWWTSGSEARSIAVLKQMVEAEGHTWKDFAVAGGAGENAYTVLRSRAVSGNPPASAQIKGLEIQEWGDLGFLANLDDVAAANHWDDVLPPVVAKVMKNDGHYVAAPVNVHRVNWLWANPEVFKKAGAKVPTSLDELWVAADKIKAAGYTAIAHGGQPWQDATTFESIVLAVGGSDFFDKVFVKLDQKALGSDTMKESFDQFRKVKQYIDAGSPGRDWNVATAMVIKGEAGMQFMGDWAKGEFTAANKAPGKDFICAAFPGTDGEFTFNIDSLAMFKQKNADNAEAQKVMAKLILSPKFQETFNLNKGSIPVRIDQDMSPFDSCAEASMKTFIATSKAGKGLEPSMAHGMSTTSTVQGAMYDVITEFFNSDMSSEDAVKKLTRSVKAAM
- a CDS encoding carbohydrate ABC transporter permease: MSQPIKMKPRLVDKIEYWLPKVVMSPTVFLTMVFIYGFIIWTTVLSFTKSRILPVYDFVGFQQYVKLFLNDRWMLALKNLAIFGILFIVICLFVGLLLAILLDQKIRAEGFIRTVYLYPMALSFIVTGTVWKWLLNPTVGIERFVQSLGFESFSFDWLVNPDMAIYTIVIAGVWQSSGFVMALFLAGLRGVDNSIIKAAQIDGASMVTIYSRIIIPSLRPVFFSAIIMLAHIAIKSFDLIVALTGGGPGNSTDVPAIFMYQFSFTRSQMGVGAASAVVMLMGIIAILVPFLYSELRATKNV
- a CDS encoding carbohydrate ABC transporter permease, producing MSSKPLADKRYAAITGRTIVYSVLIIVAIYYLVPLLLMVLTSFRSMNEIRLGQLIEWPKSFSTEAWSEAWSQAQIGARDEKGLRPYFINSILMVIPAVSISTILGALNGYILSFWRFRGSDAFFAILLFGCFLPFQAILLPMSQTLGWLGISGTLGGLIFVHVTYGIPFTTLFFRNYYVNIPGELIKAAKLDGAGFFTIFWRIILPVSIPIIVVSVIWQFTQIWNDFLFGVVFSDPDSQPVTVGLNNLVNSSTGEKRYNVDMAGAIIAALPTIVVYVVAGKYFVRGLTAGSVKG
- a CDS encoding ABC transporter ATP-binding protein, translating into MATLTINNVQKSFADTHILKGINLDIQDGEFVILVGPSGCGKSTLLNCIAGLEDVTSGSIAIGEYDVTNVTPKDRDIAMVFQSYALYPNMTVRKNIAFGLEIRKFPKEEIEAEVQRVAELLQITHLLDRKPSQLSGGQRQRVAMGRALSRKPKIYLFDEPLSNLDAKLRVEMRTEIKKLHQRLNTTIVYVTHDQIEAMTLADRIAVMKDGYLQQFGSPQEVYDNPANIFVAGFMGSPSMNFIHATLVDHHGRLSAEVSSNGQKQYLPVPESMTTVSAYLNKEVILGIRPEQITQQLPHQVGGDNIVSFDCHIEVTEPTGADTLVLIRLSDQEVNCRVHPAEAGRPGENMVLMFNMDKAVFFDPVTEDRI
- a CDS encoding bifunctional diguanylate cyclase/phosphodiesterase — its product is MTLPTIASEERLLFANEPTETEQKPSDSGVWNILIVDDEPDVHQVTMLSLRSVRILGRELALHHAYSGAQAEQLLKTRQHFAVILLDVVMESDDTGLKLVEFIRRTLKNDEIRIILRTGQPGMAPESKAVANYDINDYRAKTELTRTHLITSLTSALRSFQQIVTLNNTQRDMAKIVGTANLLMHTGPLSSFGMQMIKQVRSLLNIEVPAALCWKDLEPSIQEWHVLAADEYFQCLEGSIIDVQHPLFDRLSQAVDCEQWFDNQLQTSLTIGYTQERQFVLIMDKNFRPEWHHVETLRLMLLTLTSSLENQLLLENLKTQAWEDSLCGIPNRARLMTILASTVHSSVNYDLYLLDIDEFSNINSGLGQEVGDHVLIQLSHRLNSLITNTGMIFRISGDTFAILAPRNYLSADKLFELFESPIQVADSDLRISVSIGKLADLSQCNSPSDAMRKATMALSQAKAFQRGELVTYADHLDEIVSARLKLLNKLKNAIHNNELCLYYQPKVSLVNGRTDGLEALMRWPTDDGFIPPQDFISVAESSGLIFELERFLIRQTCRDLKEIEKICPDTVIAINVSVPVVESEDFFEYVKDTLKEYNVRPEQLMIELTESIMIRNHKLINKRLNQYRNFGIQFSIDDFGTGYNSLTYLHNLPIAQIKIDKSFIDNMTQSNNGTFLSSVIISIANHFNFESVAEGVETAEQVAALKHIGCNYAQGYYFCKPCSLEDICAWMHQANHP